From Chloroflexota bacterium, one genomic window encodes:
- a CDS encoding aldehyde ferredoxin oxidoreductase, whose protein sequence is MQTIIRVDMDNLAVRQEPLSEGYQAFGGRGLIAQVLLDEVNPACDPLGASNKLIVAPGLLGGTPVSSGCIF, encoded by the coding sequence GTGCAAACGATTATTCGTGTCGATATGGACAATCTTGCGGTGAGACAAGAGCCGCTGTCGGAAGGTTACCAGGCGTTCGGTGGCCGAGGATTGATAGCGCAGGTATTGCTCGATGAGGTGAATCCTGCCTGCGATCCTCTAGGTGCAAGCAATAAGTTAATCGTTGCTCCCGGTTTGCTTGGTGGCACACCCGTTTCCAGCGGTTGTATTTTTC